The following proteins are co-located in the Camelina sativa cultivar DH55 chromosome 12, Cs, whole genome shotgun sequence genome:
- the LOC104733887 gene encoding uncharacterized protein LOC104733887, whose product MKLMGTMNTEYFTGGNDQVQADDWRQTLEKNLRSARCPVEFRKDLAVHFLHGDVDNWWRNVEGSLPVCYVPTWEDFLEEFNKKYFPQEAMDQLKCEFLELRHGTMTVRGYDAEFTRLRRFIGREYSEQELICRFMRGLRADIRNRCSVRGCTSMVELVEQAATVERGLEEEANDLRSTQLRETNGRESQKRALNNQKDERMWNQAPLCDTCGKTHSGACLAHMGVCFTRGKPIHTRLDCPEGRDTCHRCGRPGHVARNCRTSWVG is encoded by the coding sequence ATGAAGCTCATGGGTACTATGAACACAGAGTATTTCACTGGTGGAAATGATCAGGTTCAGGCTGATGATTGGAGGCAGACGTTGGAGAAAAATCTCAGGTCAGCTAGATGTCCAGTGGAGTTTAGGAAGGATCTTGCAGTGCATTTCTTGCATGGAGATGTAGACAATTGGTGGAGGAATGTTGAGGGGAGCTTACCTGTTTGTTATGTGCCTACTTGGGAGGATTTCTTGGAAGAGTTTAATAAAAAGTATTTTCCTCAAGAAGCTATGGACCAGCTGAAATGTGAGTTTCTGGAGCTTCGTCATGGTACGATGACTGTTAGAGGATATGATGCTGAGTTCACTCGTCTAAGGAGGTTTATTGGGAGAGAGTATAGTGAGCAGGAATTGATTTGCAGATTTATGAGGGGATTGAGGGCTGATATTCGTAACCGTTGCTCTGTTCGAGGTTGTACTAGCATGGTTGAGCTTGTTGAGCAGGCCGCTACAGTGGAGAGGGGACTGGAGGAGGAAGCCAATGACCTAAGGAGTACTCAGCTGAGGGAAACTAATGGAAGGGAGTCACAAAAGCGAGCTTTGAACAACCAAAAGGATGAGAGAATGTGGAATCAAGCCCCATTGTGTGACACATGTGGAAAGACACATTCTGGAGCGTGCTTGGCACACATGGGAGTGTGTTTCACGCGTGGAAAACCCATACATACTAGGCTCGACTGTCCGGAAGGACGAGATACTTGTCATCGATGTGGACGTCCTGGTCATGTTGCAAGGAACTGTAGAACGTCATGGGTGGGATAA